Proteins from one Falco naumanni isolate bFalNau1 chromosome 2, bFalNau1.pat, whole genome shotgun sequence genomic window:
- the FAM76B gene encoding protein FAM76B isoform X3: MAAAAAAAAPALYACTKCNQRYPFEELSQGQQLCKECRIAHPIVKCTYCRSEFQQESKTNTICKKCAQNVKQFGTPKPCQYCNIIAAFIGTKCQRCTNSEKKYGPPQTCEQCKQQCAFDRKEEGRRKVDGKLLCWLCTLSYKRVLQKTKEQRKSLGSSHSNSSSSSLTEKDQHHSKHHHHHHHRHSSSHHNHKSSAAIQNETPKKKPKLESKPSNGDSSSINQSADSGGTDNFVLISQLKEEVMSLKRLLQQRDQTILEKDKKLTELKADFQYQESNLRTKMNSMEKAHKETVEQLQAKNRELLKQVAALSKGKKFDKSGSILTSP; the protein is encoded by the exons atggcggcggcggccgcggcggccgccccggctcTTTACGCCTGCACCAAGTGCAACCAGCGCTACCCCTTCGAGGAGCTCtcccagggccagcagctgtgcaag GAGTGTCGGATCGCCCACCCCATCGTGAAATGCACTTACTGCCGGTCGGAGTTCCAGCAGGAGAG CAAAACTAATACGATATGCAAGAAATGCGCCCAAAACGTGAAGCAGTTTGGAACG CCCAAGCCTTGTCAGTATTGTAACATTATTGCAGCATTTATTGGCACAAAGTGTCAGCGTTGCACCAACTCTGAGAAGAAGTACGGCCCACCACAGACATGCGAACAGTGTAAACAGCAGTGTGCTTTTGATCgaaaagaggagggaaggaggaag GTTGATGGAAAGTTGTTGTGTTGGCTCTGCACATTGTCCTACAAGAGAGTGctacagaagacaaaagaacaGAGGAAGAGCCTAGGATCTTCACATTCTAACTCCTCATCCTCATCTCTTACTGAGAAAGACCAGCATCATTCAAAACACCATCACCACCATCATCATCGTCACAGCAGCAGTCATCATaa cCATAAATCCTCTGCAGCTATTCAGAATGAAactccaaagaaaaaacccaaactggaATCCAAGCCATCAAATGGAGATAG tagctCTATAAATCAGTCAGCAGACAGTGGAGGAACTGACAACTTTGTCCTTATAAGTCAACTGAAAGAAGAAGTAATGTCACTTAAACGTCTTCTGCAGCAAAGAGATCAGactattttagaaaaagataaaaag ttgaCAGAACTGAAGGCAGACTTCCAGTACCAGGAGTCTAACTTGAGGACAAAGATGAACAGTATGGAGAAAGCTCACAAGGAAACTGTGGAACAGTTGCAG GCCAAAAACAGAGAACTGCTCAAACAGGTTGCAGCATTGTCAAAGGGTAAAAAGTTTGATAAAAGTGGGAGTATACTAACATCTCCTTGA
- the FAM76B gene encoding protein FAM76B isoform X7 gives MAAAAAAAAPALYACTKCNQRYPFEELSQGQQLCKECRIAHPIVKCTYCRSEFQQESKTNTICKKCAQNVKQFGTPKPCQYCNIIAAFIGTKCQRCTNSEKKYGPPQTCEQCKQQCAFDRKEEGRRKVDGKLLCWLCTLSYKRVLQKTKEQRKSLGSSHSNSSSSSLTEKDQHHSKHHHHHHHRHSSSHHNSSINQSADSGGTDNFVLISQLKEEVMSLKRLLQQRDQTILEKDKKLTELKADFQYQESNLRTKMNSMEKAHKETVEQLQAKNRELLKQVAALSKGKKFDKSGSILTSP, from the exons atggcggcggcggccgcggcggccgccccggctcTTTACGCCTGCACCAAGTGCAACCAGCGCTACCCCTTCGAGGAGCTCtcccagggccagcagctgtgcaag GAGTGTCGGATCGCCCACCCCATCGTGAAATGCACTTACTGCCGGTCGGAGTTCCAGCAGGAGAG CAAAACTAATACGATATGCAAGAAATGCGCCCAAAACGTGAAGCAGTTTGGAACG CCCAAGCCTTGTCAGTATTGTAACATTATTGCAGCATTTATTGGCACAAAGTGTCAGCGTTGCACCAACTCTGAGAAGAAGTACGGCCCACCACAGACATGCGAACAGTGTAAACAGCAGTGTGCTTTTGATCgaaaagaggagggaaggaggaag GTTGATGGAAAGTTGTTGTGTTGGCTCTGCACATTGTCCTACAAGAGAGTGctacagaagacaaaagaacaGAGGAAGAGCCTAGGATCTTCACATTCTAACTCCTCATCCTCATCTCTTACTGAGAAAGACCAGCATCATTCAAAACACCATCACCACCATCATCATCGTCACAGCAGCAGTCATCATaa tagctCTATAAATCAGTCAGCAGACAGTGGAGGAACTGACAACTTTGTCCTTATAAGTCAACTGAAAGAAGAAGTAATGTCACTTAAACGTCTTCTGCAGCAAAGAGATCAGactattttagaaaaagataaaaag ttgaCAGAACTGAAGGCAGACTTCCAGTACCAGGAGTCTAACTTGAGGACAAAGATGAACAGTATGGAGAAAGCTCACAAGGAAACTGTGGAACAGTTGCAG GCCAAAAACAGAGAACTGCTCAAACAGGTTGCAGCATTGTCAAAGGGTAAAAAGTTTGATAAAAGTGGGAGTATACTAACATCTCCTTGA
- the FAM76B gene encoding protein FAM76B isoform X1, translating to MAAAAAAAAPALYACTKCNQRYPFEELSQGQQLCKECRIAHPIVKCTYCRSEFQQESKTNTICKKCAQNVKQFGTPKPCQYCNIIAAFIGTKCQRCTNSEKKYGPPQTCEQCKQQCAFDRKEEGRRKVDGKLLCWLCTLSYKRVLQKTKEQRKSLGSSHSNSSSSSLTEKDQHHSKHHHHHHHRHSSSHHKISNLSPEQDQGLWKQSHKSSAAIQNETPKKKPKLESKPSNGDSSSINQSADSGGTDNFVLISQLKEEVMSLKRLLQQRDQTILEKDKKLTELKADFQYQESNLRTKMNSMEKAHKETVEQLQAKNRELLKQVAALSKGKKFDKSGSILTSP from the exons atggcggcggcggccgcggcggccgccccggctcTTTACGCCTGCACCAAGTGCAACCAGCGCTACCCCTTCGAGGAGCTCtcccagggccagcagctgtgcaag GAGTGTCGGATCGCCCACCCCATCGTGAAATGCACTTACTGCCGGTCGGAGTTCCAGCAGGAGAG CAAAACTAATACGATATGCAAGAAATGCGCCCAAAACGTGAAGCAGTTTGGAACG CCCAAGCCTTGTCAGTATTGTAACATTATTGCAGCATTTATTGGCACAAAGTGTCAGCGTTGCACCAACTCTGAGAAGAAGTACGGCCCACCACAGACATGCGAACAGTGTAAACAGCAGTGTGCTTTTGATCgaaaagaggagggaaggaggaag GTTGATGGAAAGTTGTTGTGTTGGCTCTGCACATTGTCCTACAAGAGAGTGctacagaagacaaaagaacaGAGGAAGAGCCTAGGATCTTCACATTCTAACTCCTCATCCTCATCTCTTACTGAGAAAGACCAGCATCATTCAAAACACCATCACCACCATCATCATCGTCACAGCAGCAGTCATCATaa AATCAGCAATCTGAGTCCAGAACAAGATCAGGGACTATGGAAACAGAG cCATAAATCCTCTGCAGCTATTCAGAATGAAactccaaagaaaaaacccaaactggaATCCAAGCCATCAAATGGAGATAG tagctCTATAAATCAGTCAGCAGACAGTGGAGGAACTGACAACTTTGTCCTTATAAGTCAACTGAAAGAAGAAGTAATGTCACTTAAACGTCTTCTGCAGCAAAGAGATCAGactattttagaaaaagataaaaag ttgaCAGAACTGAAGGCAGACTTCCAGTACCAGGAGTCTAACTTGAGGACAAAGATGAACAGTATGGAGAAAGCTCACAAGGAAACTGTGGAACAGTTGCAG GCCAAAAACAGAGAACTGCTCAAACAGGTTGCAGCATTGTCAAAGGGTAAAAAGTTTGATAAAAGTGGGAGTATACTAACATCTCCTTGA
- the FAM76B gene encoding protein FAM76B isoform X4 yields MAAAAAAAAPALYACTKCNQRYPFEELSQGQQLCKECRIAHPIVKCTYCRSEFQQESKTNTICKKCAQNVKQFGTPKPCQYCNIIAAFIGTKCQRCTNSEKKYGPPQTCEQCKQQCAFDRKEEGRRKVDGKLLCWLCTLSYKRVLQKTKEQRKSLGSSHSNSSSSSLTEKDQHHSKHHHHHHHRHSSSHHNHKSSAAIQNETPKKKPKLESKPSNGDSSINQSADSGGTDNFVLISQLKEEVMSLKRLLQQRDQTILEKDKKLTELKADFQYQESNLRTKMNSMEKAHKETVEQLQAKNRELLKQVAALSKGKKFDKSGSILTSP; encoded by the exons atggcggcggcggccgcggcggccgccccggctcTTTACGCCTGCACCAAGTGCAACCAGCGCTACCCCTTCGAGGAGCTCtcccagggccagcagctgtgcaag GAGTGTCGGATCGCCCACCCCATCGTGAAATGCACTTACTGCCGGTCGGAGTTCCAGCAGGAGAG CAAAACTAATACGATATGCAAGAAATGCGCCCAAAACGTGAAGCAGTTTGGAACG CCCAAGCCTTGTCAGTATTGTAACATTATTGCAGCATTTATTGGCACAAAGTGTCAGCGTTGCACCAACTCTGAGAAGAAGTACGGCCCACCACAGACATGCGAACAGTGTAAACAGCAGTGTGCTTTTGATCgaaaagaggagggaaggaggaag GTTGATGGAAAGTTGTTGTGTTGGCTCTGCACATTGTCCTACAAGAGAGTGctacagaagacaaaagaacaGAGGAAGAGCCTAGGATCTTCACATTCTAACTCCTCATCCTCATCTCTTACTGAGAAAGACCAGCATCATTCAAAACACCATCACCACCATCATCATCGTCACAGCAGCAGTCATCATaa cCATAAATCCTCTGCAGCTATTCAGAATGAAactccaaagaaaaaacccaaactggaATCCAAGCCATCAAATGGAGATAG ctCTATAAATCAGTCAGCAGACAGTGGAGGAACTGACAACTTTGTCCTTATAAGTCAACTGAAAGAAGAAGTAATGTCACTTAAACGTCTTCTGCAGCAAAGAGATCAGactattttagaaaaagataaaaag ttgaCAGAACTGAAGGCAGACTTCCAGTACCAGGAGTCTAACTTGAGGACAAAGATGAACAGTATGGAGAAAGCTCACAAGGAAACTGTGGAACAGTTGCAG GCCAAAAACAGAGAACTGCTCAAACAGGTTGCAGCATTGTCAAAGGGTAAAAAGTTTGATAAAAGTGGGAGTATACTAACATCTCCTTGA
- the FAM76B gene encoding protein FAM76B isoform X2, whose protein sequence is MAAAAAAAAPALYACTKCNQRYPFEELSQGQQLCKECRIAHPIVKCTYCRSEFQQESKTNTICKKCAQNVKQFGTPKPCQYCNIIAAFIGTKCQRCTNSEKKYGPPQTCEQCKQQCAFDRKEEGRRKVDGKLLCWLCTLSYKRVLQKTKEQRKSLGSSHSNSSSSSLTEKDQHHSKHHHHHHHRHSSSHHKISNLSPEQDQGLWKQSHKSSAAIQNETPKKKPKLESKPSNGDSSINQSADSGGTDNFVLISQLKEEVMSLKRLLQQRDQTILEKDKKLTELKADFQYQESNLRTKMNSMEKAHKETVEQLQAKNRELLKQVAALSKGKKFDKSGSILTSP, encoded by the exons atggcggcggcggccgcggcggccgccccggctcTTTACGCCTGCACCAAGTGCAACCAGCGCTACCCCTTCGAGGAGCTCtcccagggccagcagctgtgcaag GAGTGTCGGATCGCCCACCCCATCGTGAAATGCACTTACTGCCGGTCGGAGTTCCAGCAGGAGAG CAAAACTAATACGATATGCAAGAAATGCGCCCAAAACGTGAAGCAGTTTGGAACG CCCAAGCCTTGTCAGTATTGTAACATTATTGCAGCATTTATTGGCACAAAGTGTCAGCGTTGCACCAACTCTGAGAAGAAGTACGGCCCACCACAGACATGCGAACAGTGTAAACAGCAGTGTGCTTTTGATCgaaaagaggagggaaggaggaag GTTGATGGAAAGTTGTTGTGTTGGCTCTGCACATTGTCCTACAAGAGAGTGctacagaagacaaaagaacaGAGGAAGAGCCTAGGATCTTCACATTCTAACTCCTCATCCTCATCTCTTACTGAGAAAGACCAGCATCATTCAAAACACCATCACCACCATCATCATCGTCACAGCAGCAGTCATCATaa AATCAGCAATCTGAGTCCAGAACAAGATCAGGGACTATGGAAACAGAG cCATAAATCCTCTGCAGCTATTCAGAATGAAactccaaagaaaaaacccaaactggaATCCAAGCCATCAAATGGAGATAG ctCTATAAATCAGTCAGCAGACAGTGGAGGAACTGACAACTTTGTCCTTATAAGTCAACTGAAAGAAGAAGTAATGTCACTTAAACGTCTTCTGCAGCAAAGAGATCAGactattttagaaaaagataaaaag ttgaCAGAACTGAAGGCAGACTTCCAGTACCAGGAGTCTAACTTGAGGACAAAGATGAACAGTATGGAGAAAGCTCACAAGGAAACTGTGGAACAGTTGCAG GCCAAAAACAGAGAACTGCTCAAACAGGTTGCAGCATTGTCAAAGGGTAAAAAGTTTGATAAAAGTGGGAGTATACTAACATCTCCTTGA
- the FAM76B gene encoding protein FAM76B isoform X5, producing MAAAAAAAAPALYACTKCNQRYPFEELSQGQQLCKECRIAHPIVKCTYCRSEFQQESKTNTICKKCAQNVKQFGTPKPCQYCNIIAAFIGTKCQRCTNSEKKYGPPQTCEQCKQQCAFDRKEEGRRKVDGKLLCWLCTLSYKRVLQKTKEQRKSLGSSHSNSSSSSLTEKDQHHSKHHHHHHHRHSSSHHKISNLSPEQDQGLWKQSSSINQSADSGGTDNFVLISQLKEEVMSLKRLLQQRDQTILEKDKKLTELKADFQYQESNLRTKMNSMEKAHKETVEQLQAKNRELLKQVAALSKGKKFDKSGSILTSP from the exons atggcggcggcggccgcggcggccgccccggctcTTTACGCCTGCACCAAGTGCAACCAGCGCTACCCCTTCGAGGAGCTCtcccagggccagcagctgtgcaag GAGTGTCGGATCGCCCACCCCATCGTGAAATGCACTTACTGCCGGTCGGAGTTCCAGCAGGAGAG CAAAACTAATACGATATGCAAGAAATGCGCCCAAAACGTGAAGCAGTTTGGAACG CCCAAGCCTTGTCAGTATTGTAACATTATTGCAGCATTTATTGGCACAAAGTGTCAGCGTTGCACCAACTCTGAGAAGAAGTACGGCCCACCACAGACATGCGAACAGTGTAAACAGCAGTGTGCTTTTGATCgaaaagaggagggaaggaggaag GTTGATGGAAAGTTGTTGTGTTGGCTCTGCACATTGTCCTACAAGAGAGTGctacagaagacaaaagaacaGAGGAAGAGCCTAGGATCTTCACATTCTAACTCCTCATCCTCATCTCTTACTGAGAAAGACCAGCATCATTCAAAACACCATCACCACCATCATCATCGTCACAGCAGCAGTCATCATaa AATCAGCAATCTGAGTCCAGAACAAGATCAGGGACTATGGAAACAGAG tagctCTATAAATCAGTCAGCAGACAGTGGAGGAACTGACAACTTTGTCCTTATAAGTCAACTGAAAGAAGAAGTAATGTCACTTAAACGTCTTCTGCAGCAAAGAGATCAGactattttagaaaaagataaaaag ttgaCAGAACTGAAGGCAGACTTCCAGTACCAGGAGTCTAACTTGAGGACAAAGATGAACAGTATGGAGAAAGCTCACAAGGAAACTGTGGAACAGTTGCAG GCCAAAAACAGAGAACTGCTCAAACAGGTTGCAGCATTGTCAAAGGGTAAAAAGTTTGATAAAAGTGGGAGTATACTAACATCTCCTTGA
- the FAM76B gene encoding protein FAM76B isoform X6, producing MAAAAAAAAPALYACTKCNQRYPFEELSQGQQLCKECRIAHPIVKCTYCRSEFQQESKTNTICKKCAQNVKQFGTPKPCQYCNIIAAFIGTKCQRCTNSEKKYGPPQTCEQCKQQCAFDRKEEGRRKVDGKLLCWLCTLSYKRVLQKTKEQRKSLGSSHSNSSSSSLTEKDQHHSKHHHHHHHRHSSSHHKISNLSPEQDQGLWKQSSINQSADSGGTDNFVLISQLKEEVMSLKRLLQQRDQTILEKDKKLTELKADFQYQESNLRTKMNSMEKAHKETVEQLQAKNRELLKQVAALSKGKKFDKSGSILTSP from the exons atggcggcggcggccgcggcggccgccccggctcTTTACGCCTGCACCAAGTGCAACCAGCGCTACCCCTTCGAGGAGCTCtcccagggccagcagctgtgcaag GAGTGTCGGATCGCCCACCCCATCGTGAAATGCACTTACTGCCGGTCGGAGTTCCAGCAGGAGAG CAAAACTAATACGATATGCAAGAAATGCGCCCAAAACGTGAAGCAGTTTGGAACG CCCAAGCCTTGTCAGTATTGTAACATTATTGCAGCATTTATTGGCACAAAGTGTCAGCGTTGCACCAACTCTGAGAAGAAGTACGGCCCACCACAGACATGCGAACAGTGTAAACAGCAGTGTGCTTTTGATCgaaaagaggagggaaggaggaag GTTGATGGAAAGTTGTTGTGTTGGCTCTGCACATTGTCCTACAAGAGAGTGctacagaagacaaaagaacaGAGGAAGAGCCTAGGATCTTCACATTCTAACTCCTCATCCTCATCTCTTACTGAGAAAGACCAGCATCATTCAAAACACCATCACCACCATCATCATCGTCACAGCAGCAGTCATCATaa AATCAGCAATCTGAGTCCAGAACAAGATCAGGGACTATGGAAACAGAG ctCTATAAATCAGTCAGCAGACAGTGGAGGAACTGACAACTTTGTCCTTATAAGTCAACTGAAAGAAGAAGTAATGTCACTTAAACGTCTTCTGCAGCAAAGAGATCAGactattttagaaaaagataaaaag ttgaCAGAACTGAAGGCAGACTTCCAGTACCAGGAGTCTAACTTGAGGACAAAGATGAACAGTATGGAGAAAGCTCACAAGGAAACTGTGGAACAGTTGCAG GCCAAAAACAGAGAACTGCTCAAACAGGTTGCAGCATTGTCAAAGGGTAAAAAGTTTGATAAAAGTGGGAGTATACTAACATCTCCTTGA